The nucleotide sequence GACACGACGTCGCCCGGCTCGAAGAGCCCGGGACACGCCATGGAGTCCATGGGACACGTCATGAGCGCCATGTCCGCGGACTCCATGGACATGGGTCACACGGCCACGGAACACGCGGCGCACATGGGCTCCATGGGCCACGACATGGGCGGCATGTCGCCGTTCGCCATGCTGGCCGCCCACACACTCGCCGCGCTGCTGTGCGGCCTGTGGCTGGCCCATGGGGAGCGTGCCGCGTTCCGTGTCCTGCGGGCCGTCGCCGGCTGGCTGGCCGCACCCCTGCGGCTGCTGTTCGCTGTTGTCATGCCGCCACGCCGACTGCGCGTCCGGCTGCGCTGCGCCCGCTCGGAGCGGGTGCCGCGGCGCCTTCTTCTCGTTCACTCCATCACTCCTCGGGGGCCTCCGGCCGGGACCGCTGTCATCTGAGACAGCCGGTTCCCCGGGGCCGTGGACGAGTGCCATGTCATCGACACCCGCGCCTCGGGCATCGGCCGTACGCATCGTGCGGCCGTCCCCCCTTCATTCCCGGACCCGTCCGCAAGCGGTCACGCGGCTGTCGTGCCCTCACACGGTCGCGCGTGCCTCCGTGCCGCCGTGCCGCCGTGCCGCCGTTTCGGATGCTGGATGCCGGATGACCCGAGAAGGACATCAGGTGATCACTCCTGTTCTGCCTGCCTCACGCGACAAACGCAGAGAGGTGGACAAAGACGGTGCGGTGGCGTCGTTCGACAAGTCGACGACCGCTTGGGCGCTCGCCGCCCGCGCCGGCGACCCGGCCGCCGTCGACCGTTTCGTACGGGCCCTGCACCCCGACGTCGTCCGCTATGTCGCGCGGCTGTCCTCCGACCCGCAGGCCGCCGATGACCTGGCCCAGGACACGTTCCTGCGGGCGCTCGGCAGCCTGCACCGGTTCGAGGGGCGTTCCTCCGCGCGGGTGTGGCTGCTGTCCATCGCACGCCGCGCGGTGATCGACAGCTACCGGTACGCCGCCGCCCGGCCACGCCTGTGCGTCACGGACGACTGGAGAGCGATGGTCGAACGCGCCCAGCCGAGCGGCCTGCCCGGCTTCGACGACGGCATCGCCCTGCTCGACCTGCTGGACGGGCTGCCCGACCAGCGCCGTGAAGCGTTCATTCTCACCCAGTTGATGGGGCTGCCCTACGCGGAGGCGGCCGAGGCCAGTGGCTGCCCCGTCGGAACGGTCCGCTCGCGCGTGGCCCGTGCCAGGGCGACGCTCATCGAACTGCTGGCCGACGCCGAGGCGACGGCCGAGGCGACCCCGCCGGCCGCGTGATCGAAGGGCGCCGGCGCCGTCCGTTCGAAGCGGGTCGGTGCCCTTCCTCCCGCCGAACAGCTCCGAGCACCCCATGGATGACAGTCCCGTGCAGGATGACGCGCGTAAGAGCGAGGTCGCAGTGAACAGTCCGGACCATACGAGCGGCCAGCAGCCCCACCTGGTGCTCATCCTGCTCTTCGACGGGGTCCAGAGCCTCAGCTTCTCAGGGCCCGCCGATGTCTTCGCCGCGGCCGGCGACATGACCTCGGAGACCTGCCGGTACGAGGTGAGGACAGCCTCCCTGGACGGTGGTCCCGTCCACGCGTCCGGCGGACTCACCGTCCAACCGGACCACGGCACGAAGGACGTGGGCAAAGCCGGCACGCTGATCGTGCCGGGCACGGACGGCATCCCAGACCTCGATCGGGCGATGGTCGCCGCGGTGGGTTCCTTGGCCCGGCGGGCCCAGCGCGTGGCTTCGGTGGGCACCGGCGCCTTCCTCCTGGCCGATGCCGGACTTCTCGACGGCCGCAGGGCGGCCACGCACTGGGAGTTCGCGGACGAACTCGCCCGTCGTTTCCCGGCTGTCGAGGCCGACGTACGGGACACGGTGGTACGGGACGGTCGCATCACGACCTCCGGGGGCGCAGCCTCCGGCCTCGAGCTGGCGATCGCTCTAGTGGAGGACGACCTGGGCCGCGAGACCGCCCAGCAGGTCGCCCGGTTTCTCGTCACGTACCACCGCGGGCCGGGCGGTCAGCTCCAGTTCGTCGAACCGCTCGACCCCGACGCGCGCAGCCCGGTACTGCGCGCGGTGCAGCGGCGGATCCTCGACGACCCGGCCGACGACCTGTCGATCCGCTCCCTGTCCCACCGGGCAGGCTTCTCCGAGCGCCACTTCACCCGCCTGTTCCGCGCCCAGGTCGGCATGTCGGCGCGCGAGTACGTCGAACGGGCCCGGGTGGCAGCCGCCTCCCGCCTCCTCACTGAGACGCCCCGCAGCCCAGAGTCCATCGCTCGCGAGACAGGGTTCGGGACACAGGCCACGATGCTCAGGTCGTTCCACCGGGTCCTGCGTATCTCGCCCCTCGACTACCGGGAACGCTTCTCGTGACACGGATGTACAGCCCATCCCGGCATGTGGGCGTCGGCGCAGCCGGGGCATCCCGCGCCGGTGGCCACGGGTACCCGGACCCCGGCCTCTCCGCTGTACCAAAACCACGGGTTGAAAAGCACTTCCTGGCCCGGCTTCAGCTCGGCCGAACGCATCAAGGAGAAGGTCAGGTCACCTCCTTCGCCGGCACATCCGACTGCTCCCTACGCCTTCTCGCGCCGCACCGGGGGTGAAACGCCAAAAGCTACCGCCATCCACTCGCCGAACGTCCGGCCGCCCGGAGCGTGTTCAGGGTGGCAGCGATTCTTTCCATGCCCCGCCCGGGGATCACGGAACCGATTGCAGAAGCCGACGGCTTCAATAGGCTCGACCACCTTGCTCGTCCCGCCGACCGTGATCCCGAACTCCTCCGCCATGTCCTGGACGACGAGCGCCGCAGCCCCGCAGCTCGTACGCGAAGTGCTGGACCGGGCCCGTCCCGGGATTCAGGGGCTTCTCGGGGTGCCGAGGAACTCCCCCACCGCCGCCGCGCCGCGGTGGCTGCCGGAGAAACGATGGGCACCCGGCTGATGCCAGACCATGTCATCGGCGACCACCCCCGCGCCCGCGTTCAGCCGAGTACTGCCTGTTGAGGCCATACACTCACCACCGGTAATCAGTCACCCCGACGTAAACCAATGAGGGGATGTGCCGCATGCCACAGCTTCCGTCCTTCAGTGTCATGACGGCGACCTGCCCGTCCCGCACCTCACTTGCTCGCATCGCCAACAAGTGGACGGCCATGGTGGTCATCGCCCTCAGTGCCGACCGCATGCGGTTCCGCGACCTGCGGGCCACCGTCGACGGAATCAGCGCCAAGGTCCTCACCGAGACCCTCCGAGACCTGGAACGGGACGGGCTCGTCACCCGCCACATGTACGCCGAGGTACCACCCAGGGTCGAATACGAACTGACCTCCCTGGGGCGCACCCTGCACGCCCCGCTTCACGCACTGGGCCTCTGGGCCGAGGAACACATGACCGAAGTGTTCGCGGCCCGCGACAGCTTCGACGCCCGCCAGTGACCGTGACCGGTTCCCAAAGGTGAGCTGTCGGGACCGTGGTGCGGGTTCACCTGTGCTGCGAGAGCCCCAACCCCTGCCGCTCGCCACCGTGCGGAGCATCGTGGTCGTCGCCGGTCATCGGCGACGGCAAGGCATGCACGACGATGAAGCACAACGAGCGGGCAGGTCGACTCCCTCCGGCGTCGGCGGGCGTCCTGCCGGCACGCCTGAAGCGATCGTGGTCACGGACTCGATCGGGTGACCTACTGGAGCGCCGGCACGCCGAGGCTGTGGGGGTACGCGCCCGAGGAGGTCATCGGCAGACCGCCGCCCGATCTGGTCACCGTCGGCGGAACCGTGGCGAGGCATCGGGACGGCAGGACTCCTGCGGCGCGGGGTGTCGGTCGCTACTGGGCACCGGAGAACGCCCGCATGGTGGTCGTTTACCGTTTACGCCCCCAGCCCCCAGGGGCTGGAAAGCCGCGTCCACCACGCCTACACCCGACAGGACTCGTCCGCGGAGCACTCCGGCTGATCCCTGATCCTTGATCCCTGTCTCCTCCCCTGTCCCTTGTCGCCTGTCGCCCTTGAAAGCATTTATTCGCCGAGTCGACGAGCCTGTACATTTGTTCGGTCGGGGGGTGCCGCAGAGGGCCTCGCAGTGGCTCCGCTCCCTTGGAGAAGCAGTCTCATGGACGAGGCCGTGCGCCGGCGCCGACAGGCACTGTTCCTGGTCTTCCTGCTCGCCGGCATCTCGATGTCGTCGTGGGTGACACGCACACCCGCGATCAGGGACCAGCTGGATGTCTCCACCGCGCAGATGGGGCTGGTGCTGTTCGGGCTCTCGCTCGGCTCGATGCTGGGGATCAGTTCTTCGGGGCGGCTGGTGTCCAGGTACGGGACGCGTCCCGTGATCGTCTGGGGGACATGGCTGCTGCTGGCCGGGATGGTCACGATCTGCTGGGGCAGCTTCGCCGCGTCGGTACCGCTGGTGACCGTGGGCCTGGGCGCCTTCGGCGCCGGCATGGGCGTCGGTGACGTGGCGGTGAACGTCGACGGCGCGGACGTCGAGCGGATCAGCGGGGTGACCACCCTGCCCGCGTTGCACGGCTTCTTCAGCCTGGGAACGGTGTGCGGAGCCGGTGCGGGGATGGCTGCGACGGCGGCCGGGGTCCCGGTGTACTGGCATCTCGCGGCGGCCGTCGCGGCGTCCGTCGGCCTTCTGCTCCACGCGGTGCGCGCCATACCGGCGGGCACCGGCCGCACCGGCCCCGCCAAGCACCGGGAAGACGACGGCGGGGTGCGGCACCCGGCGGTGTGGAAGGACGGCAGGCTCCTCCTCATCGGCGCGATCGTGCTGGCCATGGCGTTGGCCGAGGGCTCGGCCAACGACTGGCTGCCCCTGCTCATGGTCGACGGACACGGAATGGGCGCCACAGCGGGCTCCCTCGTCTACACCGGATTCGCCGCCGCGATGACGGTGGGCCGCTTCACCGGCACGTTCTTCCTGGATCGCTATGGCCGTATCACCGTCGTGCGCGTCAGTGCCGCCTCCGGCGCACTCGGCCTGCTCCTCGTCGTCGTGTCGGACAGCCCCGTCGTGGCCGGCGCCGCCGTGCTGTTCTGGGGCCTCGGCGCATCACTCGGTTTCCCTCTGGCACTCTCCGCCGCCGGGGAGTCCGGCCCCGACGAGACGGCTCGGGTCAGCCTGGTCGCCGTCATCGGCTACGTCGCCTTCCTCGTCGGTCCGCCGGGGCTGGGTTTCCTCGGCGAGCACATCGGTCTGCGCCCCGCCATGCTCGTCGTCCTCGCCTGCGTCGCCTGTGCGGCCTTCCTGGCCCCCGCGGTCGACACCTCCCGCCGGGGCGCGGGCACAGCGTCCGCGCCCCATGCCGATACCGAGCCCACCCGTCCCGGCCGGCCGGGGCGCCCGGTGCCGTAAGGAGCGACCCGCCCCCGGAGGGACCACGTCCGTCGGGCCATACGGACACGACGGCACCGGCGCGACAGCGGTCACGGCGGCGGCCTCCCCGTCGACGAAGAGAACTCGGTCGCCTCCACGCCGACCGCTTGGCTTCTGCTGACGGGCATCGACCTCGCGGCTCTCGCCCGCCTGCGCTCCGCCCGGCCCGCGATCACGAGAAGTCACCTGGCTGCAGGCCAATCAAACACGCGAGGGCATATCCGCTCCCCGCGCGAGCGGACGGGACGTGCCCGGTCCGATCCTCGATGTCGACGCCACACTGATACACCTGCCCCTCCGAGAAGGAGCAGGCCGGGGCCACCCACAAACGCGGCTTCGGCTACCACCGCTCCTGTGCGTTCTGGGACAACACCGGCGAGGCGCTGGCCGGCCCGCCGCGGCCAGGCAACGTCGGCGCAAACACCGCCGCTGACCACATCGCGGTCCTGGACCAGGCCTTGGTCGCCCGAGGGAGACGGGGTCTCACCTCGCGGTCTCGGAGGATGCTCAGTCGAGACAGAACTCGTTGCCCTCGATGTCCTGCATCACGATGCACGAATCGTTGCCGTCATACAGGAGGCGCACGCGTACCGCGCCGAGCGGTAGCAGCCGTGCGCACTCGGCTTCGAGCGCGGCCAGTCGCT is from Streptomyces sp. NBC_01314 and encodes:
- a CDS encoding winged helix-turn-helix transcriptional regulator — protein: MPQLPSFSVMTATCPSRTSLARIANKWTAMVVIALSADRMRFRDLRATVDGISAKVLTETLRDLERDGLVTRHMYAEVPPRVEYELTSLGRTLHAPLHALGLWAEEHMTEVFAARDSFDARQ
- a CDS encoding GlxA family transcriptional regulator gives rise to the protein MQDDARKSEVAVNSPDHTSGQQPHLVLILLFDGVQSLSFSGPADVFAAAGDMTSETCRYEVRTASLDGGPVHASGGLTVQPDHGTKDVGKAGTLIVPGTDGIPDLDRAMVAAVGSLARRAQRVASVGTGAFLLADAGLLDGRRAATHWEFADELARRFPAVEADVRDTVVRDGRITTSGGAASGLELAIALVEDDLGRETAQQVARFLVTYHRGPGGQLQFVEPLDPDARSPVLRAVQRRILDDPADDLSIRSLSHRAGFSERHFTRLFRAQVGMSAREYVERARVAAASRLLTETPRSPESIARETGFGTQATMLRSFHRVLRISPLDYRERFS
- a CDS encoding MFS transporter yields the protein MDEAVRRRRQALFLVFLLAGISMSSWVTRTPAIRDQLDVSTAQMGLVLFGLSLGSMLGISSSGRLVSRYGTRPVIVWGTWLLLAGMVTICWGSFAASVPLVTVGLGAFGAGMGVGDVAVNVDGADVERISGVTTLPALHGFFSLGTVCGAGAGMAATAAGVPVYWHLAAAVAASVGLLLHAVRAIPAGTGRTGPAKHREDDGGVRHPAVWKDGRLLLIGAIVLAMALAEGSANDWLPLLMVDGHGMGATAGSLVYTGFAAAMTVGRFTGTFFLDRYGRITVVRVSAASGALGLLLVVVSDSPVVAGAAVLFWGLGASLGFPLALSAAGESGPDETARVSLVAVIGYVAFLVGPPGLGFLGEHIGLRPAMLVVLACVACAAFLAPAVDTSRRGAGTASAPHADTEPTRPGRPGRPVP
- a CDS encoding sigma-70 family RNA polymerase sigma factor, whose product is MITPVLPASRDKRREVDKDGAVASFDKSTTAWALAARAGDPAAVDRFVRALHPDVVRYVARLSSDPQAADDLAQDTFLRALGSLHRFEGRSSARVWLLSIARRAVIDSYRYAAARPRLCVTDDWRAMVERAQPSGLPGFDDGIALLDLLDGLPDQRREAFILTQLMGLPYAEAAEASGCPVGTVRSRVARARATLIELLADAEATAEATPPAA